In Ostrinia nubilalis chromosome 12, ilOstNubi1.1, whole genome shotgun sequence, one DNA window encodes the following:
- the LOC135076878 gene encoding uncharacterized protein LOC135076878 isoform X8, translating to MGVTEYDWDSYNGYYSGEESVGSINTMSICKSELLFSPVKEGAHGVHFSVDSLDCELPTEQDLILTCQANKDNYTIAFEGSLTTYSEDSECVELAVNHKHDKLGKENVNVVLDNDERTRRNLELLERCKKLTNKLTTSMARSDLGLTTWSKLKKQSSQSPLRRHPSGNNNDDDTNETTDVMNEMNNSVIKSQSLPNLYRRKLMSSSINSNALSTSTVDSFLANQRLTGTPTCMKVYDVSQNRSSHGSQHSEPMSTSSTENQSSSDKSHPKQQFSLVKLFMKQKSMSNDGIVSMDQLDRSECWPSSSGGESGDSIGEQKSSESKPAERPQVELPSTIDDNSTIYEELPGNIPYNNRVYDEVLIEEEETNDGTKLSDSESNLYATVNKPHIKRTNLNIMNSPSKMRNARKSYSSQSSATSVSISSCSESDGTQITRMNKLLQREPCDHKSTSTHIEVDTIDKSMQTSSLHLSSMSREHELIKVVEPSFLEKLKEGDCEKPVFVLYPNYTLPDISFLNGRPNIYLNPIKVNVSAKSSENKRNRMQVKGKRPFSCNDVEMLKKKGVGHIKDWDSLNFLLPVECKQLLSELPELMHNTKCAEKYCNTPKSKNRPMSCDCNNLAGNTTAVSSSSSTATQPSSGYRGSSTMLTDSSAQNSPAPAGTFNPLFVYRYDSATSSEASAVNNEGQRGNPSIPKRSLSLADQNRIAKQGELAPPRPPLPKSILRKSMDKTRKSSSHTKRYSMFEMDEYNMQDPVVCMTAATEHKTKRRSLQEPYYLQNQGMDYRKNNDLAAKRLSQQFLDAADKDADYNEYYQDEGVGTESSLESGKSNELKFHRPHTPPLPKPRTKKMEYTEFPPPGALISSADLQQLEEFLKLSGVNCQNMDEWDQNQVQKGKNLAEIPICEEAEVSPDEFMSPIHHDGRGKYDLIDVSQKRALVSNVTDAVEMLIQHFSSATDQAELAFLGDSKQSPACAKIALNALCPALYAIFRDGLKENIETSFGAVNNSVWQMVEATARQGPITKSLNELVLRINSEDAVNEGLVKFNAFILGLLNAQSVDAWVSYVRTRESILAKHYDSDSLILAGCIGDSRCRALLDTLLTSLEPLKLLPFSLDLMFEMRELHRSFKRIESDMRAASRPTSINTPPLTLNQRNLLKLVRSMQSSGLSSDDCQTSVIMRHKEPKNKEPSTPDLLNDSANVKTTLEKTRPRSCVNPSAIGYDMCPNNSRIEMETNRRWSGVQLGSKLMQAFDRLVFDDSDDYTDSLENNKPSKPNNETKLDTSGEEQFRPSSAGSCASGNTGNGSNNSGGKFRRLQLKWELLSNAESPSTPSGETSPAAARGSKIPRPVSSPVRPQAPTLQSPAKAQHRGIPVPVRKGTSPTTTTPRSASARPGVSGKKPPQPANRTPEMPVKKAKVNQPRLSNDAVAKPTTNAKKSSTSRVDQTWQAGAAPRPSSLPYGRAPPPAAPRRAASSSASRPHHTTNQQKHKYVRTLWHRLPSDSGHLAFNEGERLRLILEVDDQYLLCCRGDQKGLVPRDAVLLEDF from the exons ATGGGTGTGACCGAGTACGATTGGGACTCTTATAATGGATATTACTCA GGTGAAGAATCTGTCGGTTCGATCAACACGATGTCGATATGCAAGTCGGAGTTGTTGTTCTCTCCGGTGAAGGAGGGGGCACACGGCGTTCACTTCAGTGTGGACAGTCTAGACTGCGAGCTGCCCACGGAGCAGGACCTCATCCTCACCTGCCAGGCCAACAAAGATAACTACACCATCGCCTTCGAGGGCAGCCTCACCACATACTCCGAGGATAGTGAGTGCGTTGAACTAGCCGTCAATCACAAACATG ACAAATTGGGTAAAGAAAATGTGAACGTAGTATTAGATAATGATGAAAGAACGCGCAGGAACTTAGAGTTATTAGAAAGAtgtaaaaaattaacaaataaattaacaacCTCTATGGCTAGAAGCGATTTAGGATTAACTACATGGAGTAAGCTTAAGAAACAGAGCAGTCAGTCACCCTTAAGGAG ACATCCATCTGGAAATAATAATGATGACGATACAAATGAAACGACTGATGTAATGAATGAAATGAACAACTCAGTAATAAAAAGCCAAAGTTTGCCAAATCTCTACAGACGAAAACTCATGAGTAGCTCCATAAACTCTAATGCCCTCAGTACCTCTACG GTCGACTCATTCTTAGCCAACCAAAGACTAACAGGCACACCTACTTGCATGAAAGTGTACGATGTATCACAAAATCGTTCATCTCACGGAAGTCAACATTCGGAGCCAATGAGTACTTCGTCAACTGAAAATCAATCTTCATCAGACAAAAGTCATCCAAAACAACAATTTAGTCTAGTAAAGctatttatgaaacaaaaaagcATGAGCAACGATGGGATCGTTAGCATGGATCAATTAGACCGGTCGGAATGCTGGCCATCTAGTTCGGGCGGTGAGAGTGGAGATTCTATTGGAGAGCAAAAGTCGAGTGAATCTAAGCCGGCAGAGCGGCCCCAAGTAGAATTACCTTCTACTATTGATGATAACTCAACAATTTACGAAGAGTTGCCAGGAAATATACCTTACAACAATAGGGTGTATGATGAAGTTTTAATTGAAGAAGAAGAAACTAATGACGGCACAAAACTTAGTGATAGCGAATCCAACTTGTACGCTACTGTTAATAAACCTCACATCAAAAGAACAAACTTAAATATAATGAATAGCCCGTCAAAAATGAGAAACGCTAGAAAATCTTATTCTTCTCAATCCTCTGCAACAAGTGTGAGCATTTCGAGTTGTTCTGAGTCAGATGGTACACAAATCACAAGGATGAATAAATTACTACAACGTGAACCTTGTGACCATAAATCAACTTCCACTCACATCGAAGTCGATACAATAGATAAGAGTATGCAAACATCCAGCCTGCATCTCTCAAGCATGTCTCGTGAACATGAACTTATCAAAGTTGTTGAACCATCTTTCTTGGAGAAATTGAAAGAAGGCGATTGTGAAAAGCCAGTTTTTGTTTTATACCCAAATTACACCTTGCCAGACATTAGTTTCTTGAACGGCAgaccaaatatttatttgaaccCTATAAAAGTCAATGTATCAGCCAAGTCaagtgaaaataaaagaaacaggaTGCAAGTCAAAGGGAAGCGGCCATTTTCATGCAACGACGTAGAGATGCTGAAAAAGAAAGGAGTAGGTCACATCAAAGACTGGGATTCGCTTAACTTCCTTCTGCCCGTAGAATGCAAACAACTTCTTTCTGAACTACCAGAATTGATGCATAATACGAAATGTGCAGAAAAATACTGTAATACACCTAAGTCAAAGAACAGACCTATGAGCTGTGATTGTAACAACTTAGCAGGCAACACTACTGCTGTATCGTCAAGCTCAAGTACCGCAACTCAACCGTCTTCTGGTTATCGTGGATCATCGACGATGCTTACTGATTCTTCTGCTCAAAACAGCCCCGCTCCAGCTGGTACTTTTAATCCTTTGTTTGTGTACCGTTATGACAGCGCTACTAGCTCAGAGGCAAGCGCTGTCAACAATGAAGGCCAGAGAGGTAATCCATCTATTCCCAAACGCTCACTTTCCTTAGCTGATCAAAATAGAATCGCTAAGCAAGGTGAACTAGCCCCACCAAGACCACCATTGCCGAAGAGTATTTTGCGTAAGTCTATGGACAAAACACGAAAATCCAGCTCCCACACAAAACGTTATAGTATGTTTGAAATGGACGAATATAATATGCAAGATCCTGTAGTGTGCATGACAGCTGCCACCGAACATAAAACCAAGAGGAGATCACTACAAGAGccatattatttacaaaatcaagGCATGGATTACaggaaaaataatgatttagcAGCTAAAAGGCTATCACAACAATTCCTTGACGCTGCTGATAAAGATGCTGACTACAATGAATATTATCAAGATGAGGGTGTTGGTACAGAAAGTAGTCTAGAATCAGGAAAATCAAATGAACTTAAGTTCCACAGGCCACATACGCCACCATTGCCAAAACCAAGAACTAAGAAAATGGAGTACACCGAATTTCCACCTCCAGGGGCACTCATAAGTAGTGCAGATTTGCAACAATTGGAAGAATTTCTTAAACTTAGCGGGGTCAATTGCCAAAATATGGATGAATGGGATCAAAATCAAGTGCAAAAG ggTAAGAACTTGGCTGAGATACCAATATGTGAGGAAGCTGAAGTAAGCCCGGATGAATTTATGAGCCCTATCCATCATGATGGAAGGGGGAAATATGACCTTATCGACGTGTcacaaaaaagag cctTGGTCTCAAATGTGACAGATGCTGTTGAGATGCTAATCCAACATTTCTCTTCCGCAACTGACCAGGCGGAATTAGCGTTCTTAGGCGACTCAAAACAGTCTCCAGCGTGCGCTAAAATAGCATTGAATGCATTATGTCCAGCTCTGTATGCAATATTTAGAGATGGACTCAAAGAGAATATTGAAACATCATTTGGAGCTGTAAACAACTCGGTTTGGCAAATGGTGGAGGCTACAGCGAGACAAG GTCCAATAACGAAGTCTTTGAACGAGCTGGTTCTAAGGATTAACAGTGAAGATGCCGTAAATGAGGGTCTCGTTAAATTTAACGCATTTATCTTGGGCCTCCTGAA TGCACAGTCAGTGGACGCGTGGGTATCATACGTACGGACCAGAGAATCGATTCTTGCCAAGCACTATGATTCCGATTCCTTGATTCTTGCCGGCTGCATCGGAGACTCTAGATGTCGGGCGCTCTTAGACACTCTCCTCACTAGCTTGGAGCCCCTCAAACTGCTACCTTTCTCTCTGGACCTTATGTTTGAAATGCGTGAACTACACCGAAGCTTCAAGAGGATAGAAAGTGACATGCGCGCTGCTAGTCGG CCCACTTCGATTAACACTCCACCACTAACACTGAACCAACGGAATTTGTTGAAACTGGTGCGGTCGATGCAATCGAGCGGCCTCTCGAGCGATGATTGTCAGACTAGTGTCATTATGAGGCATAAAGAGCCAAAAAACAAAGAACCATCAACCCCCGATCTGCTTAATGATTCGGCGAATGTTAAAACGACACTAGAGAAAACCAGACCGCGGTCATGTGTCAACCCTTCTGCGATTGGCTACGACATGTGTCCGAACAATAGCCGGATTGAAATGGAGACAAACCGCAGATGGTCAGGTGTCCAGTTAGGCTCGAAGCTGATGCAGGCGTTCGATCGGCTCGTCTTCGATGACAGTGACGATTACACCGATAGCTTAGAGAACAATAAGCCTAGTAAACCAAATAACGAGACGAAG TTGGACACGAGCGGCGAGGAGCAGTTCAGGCCAAGCTCGGCGGGAAGCTGCGCAAGCGGCAACACTGGCAACGGCAGCAACAACTCTGGCGGCAAGTTCCGTCGGCTGCAGCTCAAGTGGGAGCTGCTGAGTAACGCGGAGAGCCCGAGTACACCGTCAG GTGAAACTTCACCAGCTGCGGCTCGAGGCTCCAAGATACCTCGGCCCGTGTCCTCTCCCGTGCGACCTCAAGCACCGACTCTGCAGTCACCAGCAAAGGCCCAGCATCG CGGTATACCAGTGCCGGTTCGGAAAGGCACGTCGCCTACCACGACGACGCCTCGGTCTGCTTCGGCCAGACCTGGCGTCTCCGGCAAGAAACCACCGCAACCTGCTAACag AACACCCGAAATGCCCGTGAAGAAAGCAAAAGTAAACCAACCGCGACTGTCCAATGACGCTGTCGCTAAACCCACAACAAATGCTAAGAAATCGTC GACGTCTAGAGTAGACCAGACGTGGcaggcgggcgcggcgccgcgGCCATCTTCTCTCCCCTACGGCAGGGCGCCGCCTCCAGCGgccccgcgccgcgccgcctcTTCCTCAGCATCACGACCTCATCACACCACCAATCAGCAGAAGCATAA GTATGTTAGAACACTATGGCATCGGTTGCCGTCTGATTCGGGACACCTTGCATTTAATGAAGGAGAGCGTCTTCGCCTGATACTCGAGGTAGATGATCAGTATCTATTGTGCTGCAGAGGAGACCAGAAGGGTCTAGTTCCTCGCGATGCCGTATTGTTAGAGGACTTCTGA